Proteins from a genomic interval of Bacteroidota bacterium:
- a CDS encoding fumarylacetoacetate hydrolase family protein, which produces MRLVSFLHPRYGEQAGLWVSEEHVLSLCVPAWAAYRNGQISRSRWHAQLRRNRMSCWLQDADRLLEAAHQSLALWGVDPELVAPFLFPMSAIRMLAPVPRPSAFRDFYAFPEHVRRSRARRGLEVPPEWYEMPVFYFSNPETIKGPDEPIRRPPYTRALDYELELGAVLGWPVEDASPEEAEQAILGFVILNDWSARDLQRREMAVGLGPAKSKDFATSIGPCLLTADEVRDRRLDGGRYELTMRAYVNGRLMSQGNARDMHYGFGALLAWASQAVRLSPGTLIGSGTVGSGCLLELGAPEAVPWLEPGDEVVLEIERIGRLRNRIVDSTTPV; this is translated from the coding sequence ATGCGCTTGGTCAGCTTCCTGCATCCCCGATACGGGGAACAGGCCGGGCTTTGGGTTTCGGAGGAGCACGTGCTGAGCCTCTGCGTCCCGGCTTGGGCCGCGTATCGAAACGGCCAGATCAGCCGCAGCCGCTGGCACGCTCAGCTTAGGCGAAACCGTATGAGCTGTTGGCTGCAGGATGCGGATCGGCTTCTGGAGGCCGCCCATCAGAGCCTAGCGCTGTGGGGGGTTGACCCGGAGCTTGTGGCTCCGTTCCTTTTTCCCATGAGCGCCATCCGGATGCTCGCCCCGGTTCCGAGGCCGAGCGCGTTTCGGGACTTCTACGCCTTCCCCGAACACGTTCGGCGAAGCCGGGCCCGCAGAGGGCTGGAGGTGCCGCCGGAGTGGTATGAGATGCCCGTGTTCTATTTTTCCAACCCCGAAACCATCAAAGGCCCGGATGAGCCCATTCGGCGGCCTCCCTACACGCGGGCCCTGGACTACGAGCTGGAGCTCGGGGCCGTGTTGGGCTGGCCCGTTGAGGATGCCTCGCCTGAGGAGGCCGAACAGGCCATCTTGGGCTTTGTGATCCTGAACGACTGGAGCGCGCGCGACCTACAACGCCGGGAGATGGCTGTGGGCTTGGGGCCGGCCAAAAGCAAGGACTTCGCCACGAGCATAGGGCCTTGCCTGCTCACCGCGGACGAAGTTCGGGATCGCCGCTTGGACGGGGGCCGCTACGAGCTGACCATGCGGGCTTACGTCAACGGCCGTCTGATGAGCCAGGGCAACGCGCGCGACATGCACTATGGCTTTGGCGCCCTGCTAGCCTGGGCCAGTCAGGCCGTGCGCCTCAGCCCCGGAACGCTCATCGGCTCCGGAACCGTGGGCTCGGGCTGTCTGCTGGAGCTGGGCGCGCCCGAGGCGGTGCCCTGGCTTGAGCCCGGAGACGAAGTGGTGCTAGAAATCGAGCGTATCGGCCGCCTGCGCAATCGAATCGTCGACAGTACGACCCCCGTATAA
- the hppD gene encoding 4-hydroxyphenylpyruvate dioxygenase, with the protein MSHEILSTPSQQAPEVDFLPINGTDYIEFYVGNAKQAAYFYQTAFGFELIAYRGLETGSREITSYCLQQGKVRLVLSSAYHPDHPIWDHVRKHGDGVRDIALWVDDAASAFEETVRRGAEPVRPPEVLEDEFGQVRLASIRTYGDTIHTFVERKAYHGPFLPGYKPVSTSYRPAPVGIEYVDHCVGNVELGKMLHWVAFYRDVMGFRQLISFDDKDISTEYSALMSKVMANGNGRIKFPINEPASGKRKSQIEEYLEYYHGPGVQHVALHTSNILETVRALRERGVAFLYVPTTYYDDLQARVGKIDEPLEELRELGILVDRDDEGYLLQIFTKPVQDRPTLFYEIIQRKGAKSFGKGNFKALFEAIEREQALRGNL; encoded by the coding sequence ATGTCGCACGAGATCCTCTCCACGCCCAGCCAGCAGGCCCCTGAGGTGGACTTTCTCCCCATTAACGGCACAGACTACATCGAATTCTATGTGGGCAACGCCAAGCAGGCGGCTTACTTTTATCAGACCGCCTTCGGCTTTGAGCTCATCGCGTACCGGGGTCTAGAGACGGGCTCTCGCGAGATCACCTCTTACTGCCTGCAGCAGGGCAAGGTGCGCCTGGTGCTCAGCTCGGCTTACCATCCGGATCACCCCATCTGGGATCATGTGCGCAAGCACGGTGATGGGGTTCGGGATATCGCCTTGTGGGTTGACGACGCCGCAAGCGCTTTCGAGGAGACTGTGCGGCGCGGAGCCGAGCCCGTGCGCCCGCCCGAGGTGCTGGAGGATGAATTCGGCCAGGTGCGGCTTGCCTCGATTCGCACCTACGGAGACACGATCCACACCTTCGTGGAGCGCAAAGCCTATCACGGCCCCTTTCTGCCCGGCTACAAGCCCGTATCGACATCCTACCGTCCGGCGCCGGTGGGAATCGAATATGTCGATCACTGCGTGGGCAACGTGGAGCTGGGCAAGATGCTGCACTGGGTGGCCTTTTACCGAGACGTAATGGGCTTCCGGCAGCTGATTTCCTTTGACGACAAGGACATCTCCACCGAGTACTCCGCCCTCATGTCCAAGGTTATGGCAAACGGCAACGGCCGCATCAAGTTCCCCATCAACGAGCCGGCCTCAGGCAAGCGCAAATCCCAGATCGAGGAGTACTTGGAGTACTATCACGGTCCGGGCGTGCAGCATGTGGCGCTACACACCTCAAACATTTTGGAGACCGTGCGCGCGCTGCGAGAGCGCGGCGTCGCATTCCTATACGTCCCTACGACATACTACGACGATTTGCAGGCGCGGGTGGGCAAGATCGACGAACCCCTAGAGGAGTTGCGCGAGCTGGGCATTCTGGTCGACCGAGACGACGAGGGCTACCTGCTGCAGATCTTCACCAAGCCCGTACAAGATCGGCCGACCCTCTTTTACGAGATCATCCAGCGCAAGGGAGCTAAATCCTTCGGCAAGGGCAACTTTAAGGCGCTCTTTGAGGCCATAGAACGCGAGCAGGCCCTGCGGGGCAACCTATAG
- a CDS encoding Lrp/AsnC family transcriptional regulator yields the protein MDQLPLDAIDRRILNLLQENGRLTNADLAERVGLSPPPTLRRVRKLEQEGYIRKYVALLDPYKIGRGTLAFVFVSLREHTLEAIAQLRQAVEHMPEVLECYHIAGQTDFLLKVAVRDIAEYEDFVLHKLTPAAPIRQIETRFVLRALKQETKLPLSEDPPLKSKR from the coding sequence ATGGACCAGCTGCCCTTGGATGCGATCGATCGCCGCATTCTAAACCTGCTTCAGGAAAACGGTCGGCTTACGAACGCCGATCTGGCCGAACGCGTGGGCCTCAGTCCGCCTCCTACGCTTCGGCGCGTGCGCAAGCTCGAACAAGAGGGCTATATCCGCAAGTATGTAGCGCTGCTAGATCCATATAAAATCGGTCGGGGCACGCTGGCCTTCGTCTTCGTGTCGCTGCGCGAGCACACGCTGGAGGCCATTGCGCAGCTGCGCCAGGCCGTAGAGCATATGCCCGAAGTCCTGGAGTGCTACCATATCGCCGGACAGACGGATTTCCTGCTCAAGGTCGCCGTGCGGGATATAGCGGAATACGAAGACTTCGTGCTGCACAAGCTCACTCCGGCCGCCCCGATCCGGCAAATCGAAACCCGCTTTGTCCTGCGCGCGCTCAAGCAGGAGACCAAGCTGCCGCTCTCGGAGGACCCCCCGCTTAAGTCGAAAAGATAA
- a CDS encoding bifunctional folylpolyglutamate synthase/dihydrofolate synthase yields MTYEAALAELARLPSFERQAARGLKRGLERIAALLEALGHPERAYPVIHVGGTNGKGSTCAFLAAIWQAAGYRVGLHTSPHLLELGERMRVNGKPASREWIADFVGRARPWIARIEPSYFEFTVAMSLAYFAHQEVDLAVVEVGLGGRWDATNVLLPELAIVTNVGTDHAEILGPTPVEIAREKAGIFKPGRPALTAARHKEARCVLEQVAREVGCSLEYVPGRVRWERLRLSWEALSGDLYTPAGSYPELELGLLGLHQLENAALAVRAAERLSERFSRLNPEAIRTGLARVRQLSGLRARMERLLERPRLILDVAHNPEGVRALLQTIRRLPVVGRRWLLFGVLADKDYARMVPALAAWADAVIVTEPPSKRALAAERLREAFEALGRPTACHKTVQEAWAALRDQAESEDLILACGSTYLVAELLCLFGERADPRL; encoded by the coding sequence ATGACTTACGAAGCGGCGTTGGCTGAGCTGGCGCGCCTGCCGAGCTTTGAGCGGCAGGCCGCGCGGGGGCTAAAACGGGGGCTAGAGCGCATCGCGGCGCTTCTGGAGGCTTTAGGGCATCCGGAGCGGGCCTACCCCGTCATACACGTGGGGGGTACAAACGGGAAGGGCTCCACCTGCGCTTTCCTGGCCGCCATCTGGCAGGCGGCCGGCTATCGGGTTGGTCTGCACACTTCGCCGCACCTGCTTGAGCTCGGAGAGCGCATGCGCGTAAACGGGAAGCCCGCTTCGCGGGAATGGATCGCGGACTTCGTCGGCCGCGCACGCCCCTGGATCGCCCGTATTGAGCCCAGCTACTTCGAGTTCACCGTGGCCATGAGTCTGGCCTATTTCGCCCACCAGGAGGTGGACCTAGCCGTAGTTGAAGTGGGGCTCGGAGGCCGATGGGATGCGACGAACGTTTTGCTGCCTGAGCTCGCCATAGTCACCAACGTGGGCACAGACCATGCGGAGATCCTGGGGCCGACTCCGGTGGAGATCGCGCGCGAGAAGGCTGGCATTTTCAAACCCGGACGGCCCGCCCTTACGGCGGCTCGTCATAAAGAGGCCCGTTGTGTGCTGGAGCAAGTGGCGCGCGAGGTGGGATGCTCGCTGGAGTACGTTCCGGGGCGCGTGCGCTGGGAGCGGCTGCGCCTGAGCTGGGAGGCGCTCTCAGGGGACCTCTACACGCCCGCGGGCTCGTATCCGGAGTTGGAGCTGGGTCTGCTCGGCCTGCATCAACTGGAGAACGCCGCCTTGGCCGTGCGGGCGGCGGAGCGGCTTTCTGAGCGCTTCAGCCGCCTCAATCCGGAGGCTATACGAACGGGTTTAGCGCGCGTGCGGCAGCTCAGCGGCCTTCGGGCTCGCATGGAGCGCTTGCTTGAGCGCCCCCGTCTGATCTTGGACGTGGCGCACAACCCGGAGGGGGTGAGGGCACTACTGCAGACAATCCGGCGGCTTCCGGTCGTCGGGCGCCGCTGGCTGCTATTTGGCGTGCTGGCCGACAAGGATTACGCCCGCATGGTTCCGGCCCTGGCCGCCTGGGCCGATGCCGTGATCGTGACCGAACCGCCAAGCAAGCGGGCCCTTGCTGCGGAGCGCTTAAGGGAGGCTTTCGAGGCTCTGGGAAGACCTACGGCATGCCATAAGACGGTCCAGGAAGCCTGGGCGGCCCTTCGGGATCAAGCGGAAAGCGAAGACCTTATCCTGGCGTGTGGTTCCACGTACCTTGTGGCCGAGCTGCTCTGCCTATTCGGGGAGCGCGCCGATCCGCGCCTGTAA